The Flavobacterium johnsoniae genomic sequence GGAAAAGCATTGTATTATCCGAAATCGGAAGCCAAAAAAGTGGTTTTCTTAAACTTAATCTGCAACGGAATCCAAATGATTTTGACAGTTATTTTTGGAATCTTCGGATTACTTTATTTTAATGCTCAATTTAACGTCATTACAACAAAAACGGTTTTAATATTATTTGACGGATTTTTACTAATTCTGATTGTTTTATTTTCAATCAAAAAAATAAAAGTAAAAGGATATTCGATTGAAAAACTGATTCATAAAATCAATGAAATTCCAAAATCAATTCATCAAAAAAATATATTTTTAGGCATTTGCCGTTATTTGGTTTTCTCGCATCAATATTACTTTTTGTTTTTAGGTTTTGATGTCGATCTGCCTTATTTAACTTTAATGGCGGCGATAACTTCTGTTTATTTTTTGGCATCGTCATTGCCAACTTTTCAGTTTTTAGATTTTGCCGTAAAAGGAAGCGTAGCCATTTATTTCTTCGGAATTATTGGCGTAAACGAATGGATTGTCATTTTTATAAGCACTTTAATGTGGTTTTTAAATGTCGTTTTACCAGTTATTTTGGGAAGTTATTTTGTGCTGAATTTTAAAACAAAAACTGCAGAATGATTTTTGGATTATTTTCCATATTAGCAATTTACATGTTTAGCATTAGTTTGCTTATTTATGGATTTTTTAAAGTCAAAAACTATCAGAATAAAGGGTTAGATCCAAAGACAAGTTTTACAATTATAGTTCCATTTCGAAACGAAAAAGAAAATCTTCCGATACTTTTAGAAAGTTTTTCGAAACTAAATTATCCAACTCATTTGTTTGAAGTAATTCTTGTTGATGATGCTTCAAGTGAAAAATTTTCATTATCAATTGTTAATTATCAATTATCAATTATAGACAATATTCGTTTTTCAAAATCTCCAAAAAAAGATGCCATTACAAACGCAATGCAGCACGTAAAAACCGATTGGGTAATTACAACCGATGCCGATTGCATAGTTCCAGAAAATTGGCTTTTAGCTTTTGATAATTATATTCAAGAGCATAAAGTTTCGATGCTGGCTGGTGCTGTAACTTATCTTTGTAAAAATTCATTTCTAGATCATTTTCAGCAATTAGACTTAACAAGTTTGCAAGGTGCCACAATTGGAAGTTTTGGAATTAAGAAAGGTTTTATGTGCAACGGAGCCAATTTTGCATACACAAAATTATTATTTGAAAAGTTAAACGGTTTTGAAGGAAATGACAAAATTGCCAGCGGAGATGATGTTTTCTTGCTTCAAAAAGCAATTGAAAAATTCCCAAATGAAGTTCATTATTTAAAAGCAGATGAAGCAATTGTAATTACAAAGCCAACAGAAAACTGGAGCGTTTTATTTTATCAAAGAGTGCGTTGGGCAGCAAAAACAAGTTCGTACAAAAGTGTTTTTGGAAAGTTTTTAGGTTTGATTGTTTTCTCCGGGAATTTAAGTTTTGTACTCGGATTTTTATTTCTCTTTTTCGGAATTTGGTCTTATCCGATTTTTGTATTTTTTGCTTTTTCTAAATTTTTAGTTGATTATGTTTTACTTTATTCAACCAATAAATTTTTAACCCCAAATAAAATTAAAAGTCTTTTGCTGAGTAGTTTATTGTACCCTTTTTTTAGTTCTACAGTGGCTTTTTACAGTTTATTTGGTTCTTATAAATGGAAAGATCGCCAGTTTAAAAAATAAAACTACTTTTCGTCTTTAGCTTTAAGAATAACAGGAAGAATAAATTGCGTTTTTACTGGAATTCCGCGTTTTATAGCAGGATTAATTTTCGGAAAATCTACTAAACGGGCGTGCAAAATACTATCAATTTTTATAGTATCATAAGCCACAGAATCTTTAGGAAACTGAGGTTCAAATTTCATTGTAGCATTCGGAAACACAGTTACTTTAACTTCAATTGTATCCAATTCAGGATATAAAATCGATAAAGTATCAACGTTTAGTTTTTCTTCTATAAGAGTCGACATTACTTCAAAAAAACATTGCTGACGCAGTTTTCTATCTGCGATTTTTTCGCAATTAGGTAACGATGGATATTCGTCAACTTCTTTCCAGTTGATTGATTTTAATTCCTTTTGAAGTAATTCTTTTTCAGACGGAATTTGCTTCTCAAAATATTGACAAGAATTGAAAAGGATGCAAATGAAAAAAGGGAAAAACTGCCTCAAAGTTTTAATGTTGAATGAATAAACAAAAATACAATTATTTTTTTGGGAAACTTTCTATTGCTTTGAATCTTCTCATTTTCAAGACCACATTTTTGAAAATTTGCGCAATAGAGATTAAAATGCTAATTTGTAATAACAAATTTATCAAAATTTATATGGATTTACTACTAGTTTTGCTCGGATTTATCTGCATGATTGTTGGAGTTTTTGGCAGTTTTTTGCCTGTTTTACCTGGTTTGTCAAGCTGTTGGGTTGGTTTGCTTTTGCTTTATTTAACGAAAGCAGTAGAAAATAATTATTGGGTTCTGGGAATCACTTTTGTTCTAATGGTAATTATTACAATTTTAGATTATGTTATTCCATCTCAAGGAACTAAACGATTTGGCGGAAGTTCTTATGGAATTTGGGGAACAAACATTGGTTTAATTATCGGGATTTTATCTCCGCTTCCATTTGGAGTAATAATTGGACCTTTTGTTGGAGCATTTTTTGGCGAATTACTATACGACTCAAAAAATCATAAAAGAGCTCTAAAAGCAGCCACAGGATCGGTACTCGGATTTTTGGCATCTAGCTTTATCAATTTTCTGTTTTCAATTGTTTATCTAGGCATTTTTTTAAATGTTTTGTGGGAATATCGAAACATTTTATTTTAATTGTGTAACAAATTTTGATCGAGATTATTGTGTTAAAGAAAAAATTATGATTTTTTTTATATTTTAATTTGATAATGAAAGTGTTGTCTTTACAGGTGCTCGCAGGTTTTTGCTGTTAACAATTGGTTATTAAGGCACTAATTTTTTAACTTAATTTTTGGAAATGTTAAAATATTTTATATTTTTATCACGATAAACGATAAAAAGCCTCACTTTGTCGATTATTTTAAACGAGTATAAATAATCATTTTTTTTAAGTTATGAGTATGACCCCCAACCTACAGATTGAACTTAGACGCTTTATTTCTTCAAATGTTGTCTCCAAGTTAAACAAGTTTTATTTCGAGAACGATGCGCTTTTAATAAAAGGAATTGACGTTTCAATAGGAACAATTTTAATGGGACTCTATAATAAAGCCGAAGAATCTGATTTTTACTCCGAAATAGTTGCAATGGTAGAAGAAGATTCTACTTTTTATCAAGAAGTCGATTTTAATGCAGGCAGAATTTTATCAGTAGACGATTGTTATCGATTGGAAGGAAATGATTTGTTGAAAGAATTATTCTCAAACAAAAAAGGAAGAATTTCAGAAATGATTTCAAACGAAGTCGGAATCAAAAGCGAAACAGCCAGAGAAATACTTAACTTTTCGGCACTTCTTGTAATCTCTTATTTAAGATCTAATCTTCAGTTATTAGAAAGCTTAAAACTTCTTTTAGAAGACCAAAAAAGAGATATTTTAAACAGTATTCCGCCCGGAATCAAAATTATCCTAGGTTTTTCAAGTTACGAAACAGTTGAAGAAAAGAACCAATCTATCGGAAGATCAATATTTACACTTTTCGGACATAACTTTTTTAGTTTCTAAAATAAAAAAAATCCCATTTTCAGAGAAAACAGGATTTAATATAATTTTGAATTTGAAAAACGTCGTATTAAACGTTTTTCAAATTGATAACTTCTTGATCTGTCAAAAAGCGCCAGTTTCCTCTTGGAAGATTCTTTTTCGTTAATCCTGCAAAAGAAACGCGGTCGATACGTAAAACATTGTATTCTAAAGATTCGAAAATAGAACGAACCACTTTTACGTTTGCTGTACGCAATTTAAGTCCCACTTCACTTTTCGGTTCATTATCAATATAGCTTACTTCTTCAACAGAAACGCGGTGTCCGTCAAGAACCAAACCTTTGCTGATTTTTTCTAAATCCTCAAATTTCAAGTTTTTGTCTAAAGAAACCTGATAAATTTTAGACGATTTCTGATTCGGTAAAGTAAACTTACGAATCATATCGGTATCATTTGTAAACAACAATAAACCAGTTGTGTTTTTGTCCATTCTTCCAACAGCAGCAATTTTTGCATTTGTTGCACCACGAACAAGTTCTAGAACGTTACGAAATTCTTGACCTTCGTCAAAAGCAGTCGTAAAGTTTTTAGGTTTATTCAATAAGATATATTCTTTCTTTTCTGGAGTAAGAGTTACACCGTCAAAGTTTACAACATCATTAATTTTTACCAAATATCCCATTTCGGTAATAACAGTTCCGTTAACTTTCACGTTTCCAGACTGAATATAAATATCAGCATCACGACGAGAACAAACACCAGAATTAGAGATGTATTTGTTCAAACGTATTTCATCTGAAGCTTTTTGTCTCTTTGCGGGTGTATTTTGTTTTCTGAATTTTTCAGCAGCAGCTTCCTGCGCCGCTTTCACTTCAGGTTTCACTTTTTTAGGCCCTTGAGCACGTTTTGCCATAGGAGGTTTTGGCTTACTAGAGTTTGATCTTGAGCTATTTGGTCTAGATCCGCCTCTTTTATTATTGCCTTCCTTGTTGTTCATAAAATCATTAATTTGTGCAAAGATAGGTTTTTCCTGCTAATAAAACTTAAGTTCAATGTTGTTAGATTGATAGCCATAACTTTTTGATGAATTTGAAGCATCACAATCGGCATTTTTCTAAACATGGATTCCCGCTTTCCGTTCCAATTTTTTATTTTTTAAAGAAAAAAATAAAAAGATTTCTCCCGAAGCTTCGGGACAATCGGGGCTAAAATTCAAACAATTGGCTTCTTTTAAATATTTAGCATTAAAAATTGCATCAATTCGCAAAGAAAAAATTTGCAAAATCTGCGTGAAACAAAAAAAGCTTTAGTAATTAGAAATCAATTCTCTACCATGCCACAAAACGCTAGGATTAATCAAAACAATACAGAAAACCCCAGAAACAATCAAGAATTTCAAAAGATTATGAAGTTTTAAAAATTGTTCTTTAGAATCTGATTTCCATAAAAAAATCAGGAAAAAAAGTAAAACGCCAAAGCAGACATAAAAATAGATATCCATATAACCAACATCATAAACATTGACTAAAATGTAAACCGGAAATATGGTAGAAATGGTCAGACCAGTAATAATCTGTTTCGATATTTTTTCGCCATAAATTACAGGAATCGTTCTATAATTATTTACTAAATCACCTTTCAGATTTTCTAAATCTTTTATCATTTCACGAATCAGTAAAAGTAAGAATAAGAATACCGCGTGAGCAGAAATAACCACAAAATGGCTCATATGATTTTCTATATCTTCAAACGAAATCTTATTGTAGAAATATAATAAAATCGCAAAAAACGGAGTTACAGCGAGCAATGCCGACATTAAATTTCCGATAATTGGATATTTCTTTATTTTATGAGAATAAAACCAAATCAAGAAAATATATGCAGAAAAGAATAAAAAAGCGCGCCAAGAAACAATAGAAGCCATTAAAACCGCCAAAAAGTTTAAGCTAAAATAAACCGTTAATTTCGTTTTCTGACTAATCAAACGATCCAGCATTGATTTATTTGGTCTGTTTATTAAATCCTTCTGACTGTCGTAAAAATTATTGATAATGTAACCCGAAGCAATTGTTATCGCAGAAGCAAAAACAATTAGAAATAAGTAAAAATCAAGAAGAATATCAAGTGCTCTAATTTCTGGTGCCAATATAAAAATCGCCGATAAATACTGTGCTAAAACGATAATTGGAATATTGTAACCTCTAACCACAGAAAACAGACTAACAATTTTCATTATCAAAAGTTTGTGCTGTCTGCTTAACATAAATAAAGTTTGTAAAGGTTTAGATAAGGGAAGTTAAAGGATATTTTTGGTTTTAAAAATTTAGAGTTTGTTTTTTAACAATTCTTTAGAGCCAAATCCTAATTTTCTGATGCACGCCAAGGCTTGTTTTTGAGT encodes the following:
- a CDS encoding geranylgeranylglycerol-phosphate geranylgeranyltransferase; its protein translation is MLSRQHKLLIMKIVSLFSVVRGYNIPIIVLAQYLSAIFILAPEIRALDILLDFYLFLIVFASAITIASGYIINNFYDSQKDLINRPNKSMLDRLISQKTKLTVYFSLNFLAVLMASIVSWRAFLFFSAYIFLIWFYSHKIKKYPIIGNLMSALLAVTPFFAILLYFYNKISFEDIENHMSHFVVISAHAVFLFLLLLIREMIKDLENLKGDLVNNYRTIPVIYGEKISKQIITGLTISTIFPVYILVNVYDVGYMDIYFYVCFGVLLFFLIFLWKSDSKEQFLKLHNLLKFLIVSGVFCIVLINPSVLWHGRELISNY
- a CDS encoding DUF456 domain-containing protein, encoding MDLLLVLLGFICMIVGVFGSFLPVLPGLSSCWVGLLLLYLTKAVENNYWVLGITFVLMVIITILDYVIPSQGTKRFGGSSYGIWGTNIGLIIGILSPLPFGVIIGPFVGAFFGELLYDSKNHKRALKAATGSVLGFLASSFINFLFSIVYLGIFLNVLWEYRNILF
- a CDS encoding pseudouridine synthase; protein product: MNNKEGNNKRGGSRPNSSRSNSSKPKPPMAKRAQGPKKVKPEVKAAQEAAAEKFRKQNTPAKRQKASDEIRLNKYISNSGVCSRRDADIYIQSGNVKVNGTVITEMGYLVKINDVVNFDGVTLTPEKKEYILLNKPKNFTTAFDEGQEFRNVLELVRGATNAKIAAVGRMDKNTTGLLLFTNDTDMIRKFTLPNQKSSKIYQVSLDKNLKFEDLEKISKGLVLDGHRVSVEEVSYIDNEPKSEVGLKLRTANVKVVRSIFESLEYNVLRIDRVSFAGLTKKNLPRGNWRFLTDQEVINLKNV
- a CDS encoding glycosyltransferase family 2 protein; protein product: MIFGLFSILAIYMFSISLLIYGFFKVKNYQNKGLDPKTSFTIIVPFRNEKENLPILLESFSKLNYPTHLFEVILVDDASSEKFSLSIVNYQLSIIDNIRFSKSPKKDAITNAMQHVKTDWVITTDADCIVPENWLLAFDNYIQEHKVSMLAGAVTYLCKNSFLDHFQQLDLTSLQGATIGSFGIKKGFMCNGANFAYTKLLFEKLNGFEGNDKIASGDDVFLLQKAIEKFPNEVHYLKADEAIVITKPTENWSVLFYQRVRWAAKTSSYKSVFGKFLGLIVFSGNLSFVLGFLFLFFGIWSYPIFVFFAFSKFLVDYVLLYSTNKFLTPNKIKSLLLSSLLYPFFSSTVAFYSLFGSYKWKDRQFKK
- a CDS encoding DUF937 domain-containing protein, producing the protein MTPNLQIELRRFISSNVVSKLNKFYFENDALLIKGIDVSIGTILMGLYNKAEESDFYSEIVAMVEEDSTFYQEVDFNAGRILSVDDCYRLEGNDLLKELFSNKKGRISEMISNEVGIKSETAREILNFSALLVISYLRSNLQLLESLKLLLEDQKRDILNSIPPGIKIILGFSSYETVEEKNQSIGRSIFTLFGHNFFSF